Within Pseudomonas sp. LBUM920, the genomic segment ACATCGCTCAAAGGCACCGCTGGGCTCAGCAAGTAGCCCTGAATGAAGTCACAGCCATGGTTGAGCAGCAGTTCGAATTGCGCCTGGGTTTCCACGCCTTCGGTGACAACGTGCAGGTGCAGCGTGTGGGCCATGCCGATAATCGCCTGGACGATTTCGATATCGGCAGTCGATTTGGGAATGTCCTGAATAAAGGAGCGGTCGATCTTCAACGTATTGAGCGGCAGACGCTTGAGGTAGGCCAGTGACGAGTAGCCAGTGCCGAAGTCGTCAATCGCCAGCGACACGCCCAGTGCCCGGATTTGCCGCAACAGCGCGAGCGTGCTGCTGATGTTGCCCATCAGGGCGTTTTCGGTGACTTCCAGTTCCAGGCGCCCGGCGGCGATGCCGGCGAAGCGCAGGGCGTCTTCGATTTCATCCGCCAGTTCGTCACGCGCCAGGTTGAGGGCCGAACAGTTCACGGCCATGGTCAGCTCGGTATAGCCGCGGTCAGACAGCAGGCTCAAATCGTGGCACGCCTGGCGTAATACCCAGTGGTCCAACTCGGCAATCAGCCCGTTGCTTTCGGCAATGGCGATAAACCGGTCCGGCGCCAGCAGCCCGTGTTGCGGGTGTTGCCAGCGCACCAGGGCTTCCAGGCGGGTAACCTTGCCGAGTTTCATGTCGAAGATCGGCTGATAAAACAGGACCAACTGGTTGCGCGTGCGCAGGGCGGCGCGCAGCTCTTCTTCCAGTTGCAGTTCGAGAAACGCGCGGGTTTTGAGGTTGGAACTGAAAAAGTTCAGGCTGTTTCGCCCGGTGTCTTTGGACTGGTAAAGCGCCAGGTCGGCGGTTTTCAGCAGCTCCTCACAGGTCACGCCGTCATCGGGAAACAGGCTGATGCCAATGCTGGTGGTCATCACCATGCGCCGGCCGGCCAGTTCGACCGGCTCTTTCATCTTCTGCATGATGCGCTGCGCCATATGCCGCGCTTCGTCACGATGGTGAATGCTGATCAGGATGCAGAACTCATCGCCGCCAAAGCGCGCGACCACATCGTCATGGCTGCGTACAGAGCCCTTGATATGCCCGGCCAACACGGTAAGTAACTGGTCACCGGCATCATGCCCAAGGCTGTCGTTGATGCGCTTGAAGTGATCGATATCGAGGAAAATCACCGCCATCATGCCGTGGCTTGCAGTTTTTTCGGCGACTTTTTCCGCAAAAATCTGATTGAAACCGCGGCGGTTGAGCAGGCTGGTCAGCGCGTCAAAGTGCGCTACCTGTTGCAGCGAGGCGCGGGCCTGGTCCAGTTCGCTGAGCAGCGCGTTGACCCGGCGCAGGTCGCGTTCCTTGTGCTGCAGTTTCTTGTCGGCCAGTGCTGCACTGACGCTGCTGCCAATCACCAACAGGGTGATCACGGCCACGGACAGACCAAGCTGGATGGGGTTGTTGTCCAGTGGCAAGGCGAGGTCCGCGCCATTGGGCACCAGCATTTGCATGGCCGCCATGCCGGTGAAGTGCATGCTCAGGATCCCGGCGCCCAGCACCAGGCTGGCGGCGTATTTGAGCAATTGATGGAACACCCCGGCGCCGTTGCGCAGGTAGCACGACAACAGCAGCGCGGCCAGGCTGGCGCCAATGGCGATGCCCACCGACGCCAGGAACAGCCCCGAGTCGAAGTACACCTTTGCCTGGGAGCGCATGGCCGACATGCCGACGTAGTGCATCAAGGCAATACCCAG encodes:
- a CDS encoding bifunctional diguanylate cyclase/phosphodiesterase, translating into MEWRGMYFFTELPDNGHLLLNCSHNPFLVLLAYLVACAAGFGTLDMAERVGHVEDPTARRHWRWLGAGCLAGGIWSTHFISMLAFQAPIAIHYELLMTFASLVIALIASLFAMQTLSHAHLRFHQYLLASVWMGLGIALMHYVGMSAMRSQAKVYFDSGLFLASVGIAIGASLAALLLSCYLRNGAGVFHQLLKYAASLVLGAGILSMHFTGMAAMQMLVPNGADLALPLDNNPIQLGLSVAVITLLVIGSSVSAALADKKLQHKERDLRRVNALLSELDQARASLQQVAHFDALTSLLNRRGFNQIFAEKVAEKTASHGMMAVIFLDIDHFKRINDSLGHDAGDQLLTVLAGHIKGSVRSHDDVVARFGGDEFCILISIHHRDEARHMAQRIMQKMKEPVELAGRRMVMTTSIGISLFPDDGVTCEELLKTADLALYQSKDTGRNSLNFFSSNLKTRAFLELQLEEELRAALRTRNQLVLFYQPIFDMKLGKVTRLEALVRWQHPQHGLLAPDRFIAIAESNGLIAELDHWVLRQACHDLSLLSDRGYTELTMAVNCSALNLARDELADEIEDALRFAGIAAGRLELEVTENALMGNISSTLALLRQIRALGVSLAIDDFGTGYSSLAYLKRLPLNTLKIDRSFIQDIPKSTADIEIVQAIIGMAHTLHLHVVTEGVETQAQFELLLNHGCDFIQGYLLSPAVPLSDVVGVIQGIQMRNPLYPFSVEGSKDATPPKDPVTGRIGPPSIVRPIR